In Pseudomonas saudiphocaensis, one DNA window encodes the following:
- a CDS encoding hemagglutinin repeat-containing protein — protein MNKHLYRIVFNKARNLLMVVAENVTSNVKAPGCTGRGKQAGSTCVVRLQPLRFSLMTALGLVILIGPQAHADIIADRNAPGNQRPTVLDSGNGTPLVNIQTPSAAGVSRNLYSQFDVDGRGAILNNSRGNVKTQLGGWVEGNPWLAKGSARVILNEVNSSNPSRLHGYVEVAGQRAELVIANPAGITCNGCGFINANRTTLTTGQPLLNGGRLDGYLVQDGRVVIEGAGLDASRSDYTAIIARSVEVNAGIWANDLAVVAGANRVSADQQQISAAPGKGAAAGVAIDVAQLGGMYAGKITLVGNEAGVGVRNAGKIGASAGEVVISADGRLENLGSIASATAVRVEVGGDLLNNTGQMQALGDIQVVAGGQVDNRTGLLRAGQELRLVAESLDNRATQNAEQGIEGRSLAISADQIDNTAGELRADGDMKLSSDGGLDNTRGQIAAGRDLRIAASDPAVAGPSIENTDGTLIAGRALAIKADHYSGDGQALSLGDLSLQLSGDYQHSGLLQAGGDLDLKLAGSLSNQGELLAGERLVLQAAELANQSGGEITASQGHIQVAGELSNRGLIDGEQVELRATHLTNLGTGRIYGDTLSIEADSLRNDVEQGETSVIAARERMDIGARVVANREQALIFSAGDLAIGGHLDADGRASGQAETLHNASATIEALGDLALNVRNVRNSNEHFSTEVVEVSREARREFQLSGSANRYGSDRISTYTDEVLYLVTPEGRRDNWNRYDYTRVVNETRIKTSAPGQILAGGNLAIDAEEVVNDKSQIIAGGLLQANIDSLTNTEVAGQRVTSDSGTVTNFYRIQRKGRDRQGSRSSAYRPASSIQEISLQPSVYEQHGTPSGSGLGLGPVVSVPSLDQQNASGIVQQVRSASLALQVPSSALFRPSSSASYLVETDPRFANYRNWLSSDYMLQRLSVDPATAQKRLGDGFYEQKLIREQVAQLTGRRFLEGHADDEAQYLALIDSAVTLAQAWQLVPGVALSAEQMAQLTSDIVWLVEREVTLADGTTTLALVPQVYVRVREGDLDGHGALLAGQTLQLDLSGDLVNSGSLGARGVATISAENIDNLGGRIQANAVGLQARSDLNNLGGLISAGDNLSVTAGRDLNLIANRQTTRSEQGSREMVSRIAGLFVSEPAGQLLAAAGRDLRLQAAQVVNSGEGGQTLLAAGRDVDIGSVQESHSQAITWDSANWRKESGSREVGSSIQTQGDLQLQAGNDLNLRASSVGAGGALFASAARDIRLSAGSQTRNVDEAHRSVGRSGISAKTTNTRDSFSDNQAQTSSLTGAQTVLRAGRDIGSEGARLEGSDELLLIAQRDISLLAATSSGNQASSKLRKSMTSADSRSSRNSWQSPEGSNLQGGDIELHAGQDIKLQGAVMRAEGSALLSADRDIDISSAIHSQNSSSARQASRLGFAHHALLAHEQKAQQGQQSQHEAVGSLLSADSLHLDSGRDTRIAGSQLVTDGNIDINAGRDLLIASSESQASHSSKTSSRKTGEIGEWWQPAMGSVKQSEKTQGETIRQVGSRIASLEGDISLKAGEAYRQTASQVMALQGDIDIEARQVAIEAGHDRLSHRQTHSTGRTALGGTVSVPLVDAVQSMQQMGKAASRTDDSRLQALAAATTAMQINNALDSGTALMNGNLGGIKISANLSNSKSSSTTTQSGRNVVGSGVIAGGDLNISARGDGNSDIRVIGSQLKAGNDLSLHADGEINLLAAQNTAEQHSKNAGSGWSVGVGFALGGSQNGFTLELAANKARGKADGEDLTHSNTYVTAGNTLSLTSGGDTNLKGAVASGKKVVADIGGDLNLKSLQDTSSYQSKQSSTGVGLSLCIPPFCYGSSSGSGSVSQQKINSDYVSVTEQTGIKAGDGGFQIKTVGNTDLTGAMITSSDQAVTDNKNSLNTGTLTHSDLLNRAEASAKNNGFSLSSDFFTQGKYGAAKGIIGNAIDNGAAEDDSSGRTLSAVSQGTIVVTDGVAQLEKTGKTVDETLASLSRDTKSIHTAAQRLDARDLAHQAEAVQIINKAIFAEAAKFSDEAYRTMFLKDHVIYEVIRGEDGKIAIDENGKALVRELSQSEKVSLQAGSGGRVKVFTNGIFNDEDAALGYTAQNIPGGAETIYLVAFPQTDSLVAELMVAGYQSFLENDLWGLANATVEIKDLMKLYGESGLDLSGHSRGSMTIGNALESLQRESDGKEPLSDTLIRFFGPAYNAEKAAGMLYEMSEGRQDTVYLQNHKYDFVGVALGNNPATYETVPNKSYKIREWINILKDSPTVHSCYGNASDKCITAYGKAEVMEIKRQ, from the coding sequence ATGAACAAACATCTGTACCGGATCGTTTTCAACAAGGCGCGCAACCTGCTAATGGTTGTCGCCGAAAACGTGACCAGCAACGTCAAGGCCCCTGGCTGCACGGGTCGCGGGAAGCAGGCTGGCAGTACTTGTGTGGTTCGCCTGCAACCCTTGCGGTTTTCTCTGATGACGGCGCTTGGCCTAGTGATACTGATCGGGCCACAGGCCCACGCCGATATCATCGCTGACCGCAATGCGCCGGGTAACCAGCGACCCACTGTGCTCGATAGCGGCAACGGCACGCCTTTAGTGAATATCCAGACGCCCAGCGCCGCCGGTGTGTCGCGCAACCTCTACAGTCAGTTTGACGTGGATGGTCGGGGTGCCATCCTCAATAACTCGCGGGGCAACGTAAAAACCCAGCTTGGCGGCTGGGTCGAGGGCAACCCCTGGCTGGCCAAAGGAAGCGCTCGGGTGATCCTCAACGAGGTCAACTCCAGCAACCCAAGTCGTTTGCATGGATACGTCGAGGTAGCCGGCCAACGTGCCGAGCTGGTGATCGCCAACCCTGCGGGAATCACCTGTAATGGCTGCGGCTTCATCAACGCCAATCGTACGACCCTAACCACTGGCCAGCCGCTGCTTAACGGCGGTCGGCTCGATGGCTATCTGGTACAGGACGGCAGGGTGGTCATTGAGGGTGCCGGGCTGGACGCCAGTCGCAGTGATTACACGGCAATCATCGCGCGCTCAGTGGAAGTCAACGCTGGCATCTGGGCCAATGACCTGGCTGTGGTCGCTGGGGCCAACCGGGTAAGTGCCGACCAGCAGCAGATCAGCGCGGCGCCGGGCAAGGGAGCGGCCGCCGGCGTTGCTATCGACGTCGCCCAACTGGGCGGCATGTATGCTGGCAAGATCACCCTGGTGGGCAACGAGGCCGGCGTGGGTGTGCGCAATGCAGGAAAGATCGGTGCCAGCGCCGGTGAGGTGGTCATCAGCGCCGACGGCCGTTTAGAAAACTTAGGCAGCATCGCCAGCGCCACGGCTGTTCGGGTAGAGGTCGGCGGCGACCTGCTCAACAACACCGGGCAGATGCAGGCCCTGGGTGACATTCAGGTCGTGGCAGGCGGGCAGGTCGATAACCGCACCGGCCTGCTACGTGCCGGTCAGGAACTGCGCTTGGTCGCCGAGAGCCTCGATAACAGGGCGACCCAAAATGCCGAACAGGGTATCGAAGGGCGCTCGCTGGCCATCAGCGCAGATCAGATTGACAACACCGCAGGGGAATTGCGCGCCGACGGTGACATGAAGCTGAGCAGCGATGGCGGTCTGGACAATACCCGCGGACAGATTGCCGCTGGCCGTGATCTGCGTATCGCTGCGAGTGATCCAGCGGTGGCCGGCCCGAGCATAGAAAATACCGACGGCACCCTGATTGCCGGGCGGGCACTCGCCATCAAGGCTGACCACTACAGTGGGGATGGACAGGCACTGAGTCTTGGCGACTTGTCCCTGCAGCTGAGCGGCGACTACCAGCATAGCGGGCTGCTACAGGCGGGTGGCGATCTGGATTTGAAGCTGGCCGGATCCTTGAGCAACCAGGGTGAGTTGCTGGCGGGCGAGCGCCTTGTCCTTCAGGCTGCCGAGTTGGCCAACCAGTCCGGTGGCGAAATCACCGCCAGCCAGGGACACATCCAGGTAGCGGGTGAACTGAGCAACCGTGGTCTGATCGACGGCGAGCAGGTCGAACTGCGCGCCACGCATTTGACTAACCTCGGTACAGGGCGAATCTACGGCGATACCCTGAGCATCGAAGCGGATAGTCTGCGCAACGATGTCGAGCAGGGCGAGACCAGCGTGATCGCCGCTCGTGAGCGTATGGACATAGGTGCGCGGGTCGTCGCCAACCGGGAGCAGGCGCTGATCTTCAGTGCTGGCGATTTGGCCATCGGCGGCCACCTGGACGCGGACGGTCGCGCCAGCGGCCAGGCCGAGACTCTGCACAACGCTAGCGCCACCATCGAAGCCCTTGGTGACCTGGCGCTGAACGTGCGCAACGTACGCAACAGCAACGAGCACTTCAGCACCGAAGTGGTCGAGGTATCGCGCGAAGCTAGACGGGAATTCCAACTAAGCGGCTCGGCCAACCGCTACGGCTCGGATCGGATTTCCACCTACACCGACGAAGTGCTGTATTTGGTGACCCCCGAAGGGCGGCGCGACAACTGGAATCGCTACGACTACACCCGCGTGGTCAATGAGACCCGGATCAAGACCAGCGCTCCCGGCCAGATACTTGCTGGCGGCAACCTCGCCATCGACGCCGAAGAGGTAGTCAACGACAAGAGTCAGATCATCGCCGGCGGCCTGCTCCAGGCCAATATCGACAGCCTGACCAACACCGAGGTGGCGGGCCAGCGCGTAACCAGCGATAGCGGCACGGTGACCAACTTCTACCGCATCCAGCGCAAGGGCCGAGACCGTCAGGGCAGCCGGAGTAGCGCCTATCGACCGGCAAGCAGTATCCAGGAAATCAGCCTGCAACCCAGTGTCTATGAACAACACGGCACGCCGAGCGGTAGTGGCCTGGGTCTTGGTCCTGTCGTCTCGGTACCGTCGCTTGATCAGCAGAATGCCAGCGGCATCGTTCAGCAGGTGCGCAGCGCCAGCCTGGCGCTTCAAGTGCCGAGCAGCGCCCTGTTCCGTCCCAGCAGCAGCGCCAGCTATCTGGTCGAAACCGACCCGCGTTTTGCCAATTACCGTAACTGGCTATCGTCCGATTACATGCTGCAACGGCTTTCCGTGGACCCAGCGACCGCGCAGAAACGCCTGGGCGATGGCTTTTACGAACAGAAGCTAATCCGTGAACAGGTCGCACAACTGACTGGCCGGCGCTTCCTTGAGGGCCATGCCGACGACGAAGCCCAGTATCTGGCCCTGATCGACAGCGCCGTGACCCTGGCCCAGGCCTGGCAACTGGTGCCGGGCGTGGCCCTTAGCGCCGAGCAGATGGCGCAGTTGACCAGCGATATTGTCTGGCTTGTGGAGCGTGAGGTGACCCTGGCCGATGGCACCACTACCTTGGCTCTGGTGCCGCAGGTCTATGTGCGTGTGCGTGAGGGCGACCTAGACGGGCACGGCGCATTGCTTGCCGGGCAAACTCTGCAACTCGACCTAAGCGGCGACCTGGTCAACAGCGGCAGCCTTGGCGCGCGAGGCGTCGCAACAATCAGCGCTGAGAACATCGACAATCTCGGCGGGCGCATCCAGGCCAACGCCGTTGGTCTACAAGCGCGTAGCGACCTGAACAACCTTGGCGGTCTGATCAGCGCGGGCGACAACCTTAGCGTCACGGCAGGGCGCGACCTCAACCTGATTGCCAACCGCCAGACCACCCGGAGCGAGCAGGGCAGCCGGGAGATGGTATCGCGCATTGCCGGGCTGTTCGTCTCCGAGCCGGCAGGGCAACTGCTCGCTGCAGCGGGACGCGATCTTCGTCTGCAGGCCGCGCAGGTAGTAAATAGCGGTGAAGGCGGGCAGACCCTCCTGGCCGCCGGGCGGGACGTTGATATTGGTTCTGTGCAGGAAAGTCATAGCCAGGCCATCACTTGGGACAGCGCCAACTGGCGCAAGGAGTCCGGTAGTCGCGAAGTCGGTAGCAGCATCCAGACTCAGGGGGATCTGCAGCTTCAAGCCGGCAACGATCTCAATCTGCGCGCGTCGAGTGTCGGTGCCGGGGGCGCTTTGTTCGCTAGCGCCGCGCGCGATATCCGGCTCAGTGCCGGCAGCCAAACCCGTAATGTGGATGAGGCGCACAGGTCCGTTGGTCGCAGCGGTATTAGCGCAAAAACCACGAATACCCGGGACAGCTTCAGCGACAACCAGGCACAAACCAGCAGTCTGACCGGCGCTCAAACGGTGCTCCGGGCTGGCCGCGATATCGGCAGCGAAGGGGCGCGTCTGGAGGGCAGCGACGAATTGCTGTTGATCGCCCAGCGCGATATCAGCCTTCTGGCGGCCACCAGCAGCGGTAATCAGGCCAGCAGCAAATTACGCAAGAGCATGACCTCCGCCGACTCACGCAGCAGTCGAAACAGCTGGCAAAGCCCCGAAGGCAGCAATCTACAGGGCGGTGACATCGAGCTGCACGCTGGCCAGGACATCAAATTGCAGGGGGCTGTAATGCGTGCCGAAGGCTCAGCCCTTCTCAGCGCCGACCGCGATATCGACATTAGCAGCGCCATACATAGTCAGAACAGCAGCAGTGCAAGGCAGGCGAGTCGCCTGGGTTTTGCACACCATGCATTGCTGGCCCATGAGCAAAAGGCTCAGCAGGGGCAGCAGAGTCAGCACGAGGCGGTGGGCAGTCTGCTCAGTGCAGACAGCCTGCATTTGGACAGCGGCCGTGATACCCGCATCGCCGGCAGCCAACTGGTGACCGACGGCAATATCGACATCAATGCGGGTCGCGACCTGCTTATCGCCAGCAGCGAGAGCCAGGCCAGCCATAGCAGCAAGACCAGTAGCCGCAAGACTGGCGAGATCGGCGAGTGGTGGCAGCCGGCCATGGGTAGCGTCAAACAAAGCGAAAAGACCCAGGGTGAAACCATCCGCCAGGTCGGCAGCCGAATCGCTTCGCTTGAAGGCGACATCAGCCTCAAGGCTGGCGAAGCGTACAGGCAGACGGCGAGCCAGGTCATGGCGCTGCAAGGTGATATCGACATCGAAGCACGACAGGTGGCCATCGAGGCCGGGCACGATCGCCTCAGTCACAGACAAACTCACAGTACCGGCAGAACGGCATTGGGTGGCACTGTCAGCGTTCCCCTGGTGGACGCGGTGCAAAGCATGCAGCAGATGGGCAAGGCTGCTAGTCGCACGGATGACAGCCGCCTGCAAGCCCTGGCCGCCGCAACGACCGCGATGCAGATCAACAACGCGCTGGACAGCGGTACAGCGCTGATGAACGGTAACCTGGGTGGTATCAAGATCAGCGCCAATCTGAGCAACAGCAAGAGCAGCAGTACCACCACCCAGAGCGGGCGTAACGTGGTAGGCAGCGGCGTTATCGCTGGCGGCGATCTGAATATCAGCGCCCGTGGCGACGGTAACAGTGACATACGTGTGATCGGTAGCCAGCTTAAAGCTGGCAATGACCTCAGCCTGCACGCGGATGGAGAGATAAACCTTCTGGCTGCGCAGAACACCGCCGAGCAACACAGCAAAAACGCTGGCAGCGGCTGGAGTGTCGGCGTCGGCTTTGCGCTCGGTGGCAGCCAGAACGGCTTCACACTGGAGCTGGCGGCCAATAAGGCGCGTGGCAAGGCTGATGGCGAAGACCTGACCCACAGCAATACCTATGTCACGGCGGGCAATACCCTCAGCCTCACCTCAGGCGGTGACACCAACCTAAAGGGCGCGGTGGCCAGCGGTAAAAAGGTGGTGGCTGATATCGGCGGCGATCTCAACCTGAAAAGCCTTCAGGACACCAGCAGCTATCAGTCGAAGCAGAGCAGCACCGGGGTAGGGCTAAGTCTGTGCATTCCGCCGTTCTGCTACGGCTCGTCCAGCGGCAGCGGCTCCGTTAGCCAACAGAAGATCAACAGCGACTACGTCAGCGTGACCGAACAAACCGGCATCAAAGCGGGTGACGGTGGCTTCCAAATTAAAACCGTAGGCAACACCGACCTCACGGGCGCGATGATTACCAGCAGTGACCAAGCCGTAACAGACAACAAGAACAGTCTGAACACCGGTACTCTGACCCATTCGGATTTACTCAATAGGGCCGAAGCCAGTGCCAAGAATAACGGTTTCAGTTTGAGTAGTGACTTTTTTACTCAAGGTAAATACGGCGCTGCCAAAGGCATTATCGGTAATGCTATTGATAATGGTGCTGCCGAGGATGACTCATCCGGTAGAACCCTGAGTGCCGTAAGCCAAGGCACCATTGTGGTTACCGATGGGGTAGCACAACTGGAGAAAACCGGGAAGACCGTCGACGAAACTCTGGCGAGCCTGAGTCGTGATACCAAGTCTATTCATACTGCCGCGCAGCGGCTGGATGCGCGGGACTTGGCACATCAAGCAGAAGCGGTACAGATTATCAATAAAGCGATATTTGCAGAGGCAGCCAAGTTCTCCGATGAAGCTTACCGCACCATGTTCTTGAAGGACCACGTGATATATGAAGTGATTCGTGGTGAAGATGGAAAGATTGCCATCGATGAAAATGGTAAGGCGCTAGTTAGAGAGCTCTCTCAGAGCGAGAAGGTGAGCCTGCAAGCGGGCAGTGGCGGACGAGTTAAAGTTTTTACCAACGGAATTTTCAACGACGAAGATGCCGCATTAGGCTATACCGCACAGAATATTCCAGGAGGGGCTGAGACAATATACTTAGTAGCCTTCCCGCAAACCGACAGTTTGGTCGCTGAGTTGATGGTGGCAGGGTATCAGAGCTTTCTGGAAAATGATTTATGGGGTTTGGCGAACGCCACCGTAGAAATTAAAGACCTCATGAAGTTATATGGAGAAAGTGGGCTGGATTTGTCAGGGCATAGCCGTGGCAGTATGACCATCGGAAATGCTCTAGAGTCGTTGCAAAGAGAGAGTGATGGAAAAGAGCCATTGAGCGATACCTTAATTCGCTTTTTCGGCCCAGCCTATAACGCGGAAAAGGCAGCAGGTATGCTGTATGAAATGAGCGAGGGTCGCCAAGACACGGTATATCTGCAAAACCATAAATATGACTTCGTGGGGGTTGCGCTGGGTAATAACCCGGCCACCTATGAGACTGTTCCAAATAAGAGTTACAAGATAAGGGAGTGGATAAATATTCTTAAGGACAGTCCGACGGTGCACAGTTGCTATGGTAATGCTTCAGATAAATGTATTACTGCATACGGGAAGGCAGAGGTTATGGAGATAAAGCGCCAATGA
- a CDS encoding GldG family protein has protein sequence MKRVIYSGVGLLLIALAFLAFNISSSLLLTNARLDLTEQKLYTISDGTRTILEELESPIELQFFYSDTAVKELVVLRNYARRVEELLRAYERAAGGKLNLQVVDPQPFSEEEDRAAELGLQAVPLDRGGDKVYFGLAGTNAEGNTQTIPFFPLDQEEFLEYEISRLVQSLASAQLPVVGVLSELPITGGFDFQRQQMTPSWMVLENIRQLFHIESLQRDIDLIPAHVSVLMLVHPKQLPEQTLYAIDQFVLRGGKLLVFVDPFSEADPGSAMGPGGFAEERASDLEPLFKAWGLRMPADQVVADASFAMSVGVGAERRAVRHPGWLSLPQQALDGDDIATALLENLTMASTGFLEPLEGASTRFTPLIRSSGYAMPVEAARFATLQNPEELLRGLEPTGEHYTLAARIQGPAQSAYPDGIEGRKDGLKESASINVIAVADTDLLSDRMWVHVQDFFGQRLPQPWADNSNFVINALDNLAGSDALISVRSRGRSARPFVVVEALQRQAEDRFREKEEVLQNRLAETEAQLAELQNADPEQSLELTAEQQAALQGFMQEKLRIRKELREVRYQLNADIEALGRTLKFLNIALVPLLLTLGALGLWFWRRKAARAA, from the coding sequence ATGAAACGAGTGATTTATTCAGGAGTCGGGCTGCTGCTGATCGCATTGGCCTTCCTGGCATTCAATATTTCCTCCAGCCTGCTGTTGACCAACGCGCGGCTGGACCTGACCGAACAGAAGCTCTACACGATTTCTGATGGCACGCGGACCATACTTGAGGAGCTGGAGTCACCCATCGAGCTGCAGTTTTTCTACTCCGACACGGCGGTCAAGGAGCTGGTGGTGCTGCGCAACTATGCGCGGCGGGTGGAGGAGCTGTTGCGCGCCTACGAGCGGGCGGCGGGCGGCAAGTTGAATTTGCAGGTGGTCGATCCGCAGCCGTTCTCCGAGGAAGAAGATCGCGCCGCCGAGCTGGGTCTACAGGCGGTGCCGCTGGATCGCGGCGGCGACAAGGTTTACTTCGGCTTGGCTGGTACCAATGCCGAGGGCAATACCCAGACCATTCCATTCTTCCCACTGGATCAGGAGGAGTTTCTCGAATACGAGATCAGCCGCCTGGTGCAGAGCCTCGCCTCGGCGCAGCTACCGGTGGTGGGTGTGCTCTCCGAGTTGCCGATAACCGGTGGTTTCGACTTTCAGCGCCAGCAGATGACGCCGTCATGGATGGTGCTGGAGAATATCCGCCAGCTGTTCCATATCGAAAGCCTGCAGCGCGATATCGATTTGATCCCGGCCCATGTCTCGGTACTGATGCTGGTGCATCCCAAGCAGCTGCCTGAACAAACGCTTTATGCCATCGACCAGTTCGTGCTGCGCGGTGGCAAGCTGCTGGTATTCGTTGACCCCTTTAGCGAGGCCGATCCAGGGTCGGCCATGGGGCCGGGGGGCTTCGCCGAAGAGCGGGCGTCGGATCTGGAGCCGCTGTTCAAGGCCTGGGGCCTGCGCATGCCCGCCGACCAGGTAGTGGCGGATGCATCCTTTGCGATGTCCGTGGGTGTCGGCGCCGAGCGTCGGGCCGTGCGGCATCCCGGCTGGCTGAGCCTGCCGCAACAGGCGCTGGACGGTGATGATATCGCTACGGCCCTGCTGGAGAACCTGACCATGGCCAGCACTGGGTTCCTTGAGCCGCTGGAAGGTGCCAGCACGCGCTTCACACCGCTGATCAGGAGCTCGGGCTATGCCATGCCGGTCGAGGCGGCGCGCTTTGCCACGCTGCAGAATCCCGAAGAGCTGCTGCGCGGACTGGAGCCGACCGGCGAACATTACACCCTGGCCGCACGCATCCAGGGCCCGGCTCAGTCAGCCTATCCGGACGGCATCGAGGGGCGTAAGGATGGCCTCAAGGAAAGCGCCAGCATCAACGTCATCGCGGTAGCCGATACCGATCTGCTCAGCGATCGCATGTGGGTACACGTGCAGGACTTTTTCGGCCAGCGCCTGCCGCAGCCCTGGGCCGACAACAGCAACTTCGTGATCAATGCGTTGGATAACCTGGCCGGCAGTGATGCACTGATCAGCGTGCGCTCACGGGGGCGTTCGGCGCGTCCGTTCGTGGTGGTAGAAGCGCTGCAACGTCAGGCGGAGGATCGTTTCCGCGAGAAGGAGGAGGTTCTGCAGAACCGTTTGGCCGAAACCGAAGCGCAACTGGCCGAGCTGCAGAACGCTGACCCTGAGCAGAGCTTGGAGTTGACGGCCGAACAGCAGGCCGCGCTGCAGGGCTTCATGCAGGAGAAGCTGCGCATACGCAAGGAGCTGCGCGAGGTGCGCTACCAGCTCAATGCCGATATCGAGGCCTTGGGTCGCACCTTGAAGTTCCTGAATATCGCTCTGGTGCCGCTGCTGCTGACGCTGGGTGCGCTGGGGCTGTGGTTCTGGCGCCGGAAAGCGGCAAGGGCGGCTTAG
- a CDS encoding ATP-binding cassette domain-containing protein: MIELRDLTKRFARHTAVDALSFSVQPGEVLGFLGPNGAGKSTTMKMLTGFLAPTSGSASIFGCDIQTQTLQAQRQIGYLPEGAPCYGDMTVRGFLEFIAEVRGYRGAEKKQRVATAAAQVELEKVLGQTIETLSKGFKRRVGLAQAILHDPRVLILDEPTDGLDPNQKHQVRELIQGLAQDKIVIISTHILEEVTAVCTRALVIASGRLVADSTPMELESRSKYHQAVTLVSDAPLDDLALDSLPGVAGVEVNHAAHSVTVLAEPGRVIFPQVNALISQRGWAVKELAVERGRLDEVFRNLTRGEAL, encoded by the coding sequence ATGATCGAACTAAGAGATCTGACCAAACGATTTGCTCGGCACACAGCGGTGGACGCGCTGTCATTCAGCGTCCAGCCTGGCGAGGTGCTGGGTTTTCTCGGGCCCAATGGCGCCGGCAAGTCCACCACCATGAAAATGCTGACCGGCTTTCTCGCGCCGACTTCAGGATCGGCGAGCATCTTCGGCTGCGATATCCAGACCCAGACGCTGCAGGCCCAGCGGCAGATCGGATATCTGCCCGAAGGTGCGCCCTGTTACGGCGATATGACGGTGCGTGGCTTTCTCGAATTCATCGCCGAAGTGCGCGGTTATCGCGGTGCGGAGAAGAAGCAACGCGTGGCGACCGCTGCGGCTCAGGTAGAGCTGGAAAAGGTTTTGGGGCAGACGATTGAAACCCTGTCCAAGGGCTTCAAGCGCCGGGTCGGGCTGGCTCAGGCGATCCTGCACGACCCAAGAGTGCTGATTCTCGATGAGCCTACCGATGGCCTCGACCCCAATCAGAAACATCAGGTGCGTGAGCTGATTCAGGGGTTGGCACAGGACAAGATCGTCATCATCTCCACCCACATTCTCGAAGAGGTGACGGCGGTCTGTACCCGTGCGCTGGTCATCGCCAGCGGCCGGCTAGTGGCTGACAGCACACCGATGGAGCTGGAAAGCCGCTCGAAATATCACCAGGCAGTTACGCTGGTCAGCGATGCGCCGCTGGACGATCTGGCGCTGGATTCTCTGCCGGGTGTGGCTGGTGTGGAGGTCAATCACGCGGCGCACAGCGTTACTGTGCTCGCAGAGCCTGGGCGGGTGATCTTTCCCCAGGTCAATGCGCTGATCAGCCAGCGCGGCTGGGCCGTGAAGGAGCTGGCGGTGGAGCGTGGCCGGCTGGATGAAGTGTTTCGCAATCTGACGCGTGGGGAGGCGCTATGA
- a CDS encoding ABC transporter permease subunit produces MSQLPVIFKRELGSYFATPLAYVFILIFLVLSGVFTFYLGDFYERGQADLVPFFGFHTWLYLFLIPAIAMRLWAEERKSGSIELLMTLPITRFEAVTGKFLAAWVFAGLALLLTFPMVITVNYLGEPDNGAIIAGYLGSWLLAGAFLAIGSCMSALAKNQVIAFILAVSVSFLFIVSGLPMVLDAFAWAPQWLVDAVASLSFLIRFDALSKGVIDLRDLLYFVTLIVAWLAATAVVVDLKKAA; encoded by the coding sequence ATGAGCCAGTTGCCGGTGATTTTCAAGCGCGAGCTGGGCAGCTACTTCGCCACCCCGCTGGCCTATGTGTTCATCCTGATCTTTCTGGTGTTGTCGGGGGTGTTCACCTTCTACCTTGGCGACTTCTACGAGCGCGGCCAAGCGGATCTGGTGCCCTTTTTCGGCTTCCATACCTGGCTCTACCTGTTCCTGATCCCGGCCATTGCGATGCGGCTGTGGGCCGAGGAGCGCAAGTCCGGCTCCATCGAGTTGCTGATGACATTACCCATCACGCGCTTCGAGGCGGTCACGGGCAAGTTCCTTGCCGCCTGGGTATTCGCAGGGCTTGCGCTATTGTTGACCTTTCCCATGGTAATCACCGTCAACTACCTGGGTGAGCCGGACAACGGCGCGATCATCGCTGGTTACCTTGGCAGCTGGCTGCTGGCAGGGGCATTCCTGGCGATTGGCTCGTGCATGTCGGCGCTGGCGAAGAACCAGGTGATCGCCTTCATCCTGGCTGTCAGCGTGAGCTTCCTGTTCATTGTCAGCGGTCTGCCAATGGTGCTCGATGCCTTTGCCTGGGCCCCGCAATGGCTGGTGGACGCGGTGGCCTCGCTGAGTTTCCTGATTCGTTTCGACGCGCTGAGCAAGGGCGTGATCGATCTGCGCGACCTGCTTTATTTCGTCACGCTGATTGTCGCCTGGCTGGCGGCTACGGCAGTAGTTGTCGATCTGAAGAAAGCGGCATAA
- a CDS encoding toxin-activating lysine-acyltransferase → MRFDTLDFTAPGLFDSPWNEAEVLGSAVWLWMHSPAHRDAPLHSLSALLLPALKHKQFILACEQGKPVFYLSWLNLSAQAQARYLRESPLCIPDADWNSGDCMWIHDWVAPFGHTQQITRLLQRRLLANRCARALYHRGEERGLRVKTFQGIGVMPAEARAWFEAHPLPSAS, encoded by the coding sequence ATGCGCTTCGATACCCTGGATTTCACCGCCCCCGGTCTGTTTGACAGCCCTTGGAACGAAGCCGAGGTCCTCGGCTCCGCCGTCTGGTTGTGGATGCATTCACCAGCGCATCGTGATGCGCCGCTGCACAGTCTGTCGGCTTTGCTGCTGCCGGCGCTCAAGCACAAGCAGTTCATCCTTGCTTGCGAGCAGGGCAAGCCGGTGTTCTACCTGTCTTGGCTGAACCTAAGCGCGCAGGCGCAGGCGCGTTACCTGCGTGAGTCACCGCTGTGCATTCCCGACGCGGACTGGAACAGCGGGGACTGCATGTGGATTCACGATTGGGTTGCGCCGTTCGGCCATACCCAGCAGATCACCCGCCTACTGCAACGCAGGCTCCTGGCCAACCGCTGCGCTCGGGCGCTGTACCACCGTGGTGAAGAGCGGGGCCTGCGGGTAAAGACTTTCCAGGGGATCGGCGTGATGCCCGCCGAAGCGCGCGCCTGGTTCGAAGCCCATCCGCTGCCGTCCGCCAGCTAG